Proteins found in one Sporosarcina jeotgali genomic segment:
- the pepF gene encoding oligoendopeptidase F, which produces MAEKLLTRDEVNVEETWNLENIFESDAAWDVEYAEIEKLSSQAESFQGTLNDGPEALLKALSYRDELSQRLGKLYTYSHLKTDQDTTNSTYQAMDSRAKSLAVKVSTKLSFFLPELLSIDEAQLDQLVEENEGLSLYKQEVKELNSMRPHVLPAEQESLIAQMSEVAQGSSKTFSMLNNADLTFPTVKNEKGEEVELSQGRFINFLESPDRSVREEAFKAMYATYGSFKNTFASTLSGNVKTNNVNAAIRDYASARDAALSNNHIPEQVYENLVNTISDNVGLLHRYIALRKKVFELDDLHMWDLYAPLVKDLDMKISYEDAAKTMLESFEPMGEEYRSIIKKGLESRWVDVRENKGKRSGAYSSGSYGTNPYILMNWQDNVNNMFTLAHEFGHSAHSYYSRANQPYIYSGYSIFVAEVASTVNEALLNDYLLKTTDDDQKRIYLLNHWLDGFRGTVFRQTMFAEFEHRIYQLDQQGEALTAEKLTEEYYALNEKYFGGAMTVDEEIGLEWSRIPHFYMNYYVYQYATGYSAAVALSHQILNEGEPAVERYVTNFLKAGSSDYPIEVLKKAGVDMTTTAPIEEACRVFEERLNELEDLLAKQ; this is translated from the coding sequence TTGGCAGAGAAATTACTCACGCGTGATGAAGTGAATGTAGAAGAAACATGGAACTTAGAAAATATCTTTGAAAGCGATGCTGCCTGGGATGTAGAATACGCCGAAATTGAAAAGCTTTCATCTCAAGCGGAATCTTTCCAAGGAACATTGAATGATGGACCGGAAGCGCTTTTGAAAGCACTTTCTTATCGCGATGAACTCTCGCAGCGATTAGGTAAACTGTATACGTATTCACATTTGAAAACAGATCAGGATACAACAAATAGCACGTACCAGGCGATGGACAGCCGAGCAAAGTCTTTGGCTGTAAAAGTATCGACAAAGCTTTCATTTTTCTTGCCGGAATTACTTTCAATTGACGAAGCGCAGCTAGATCAACTAGTGGAAGAAAACGAAGGACTTTCGTTATACAAACAAGAAGTGAAAGAATTAAACAGCATGCGTCCGCACGTACTTCCTGCAGAACAAGAATCACTGATTGCTCAAATGTCTGAAGTAGCACAAGGTTCCTCTAAAACGTTCAGCATGTTGAATAACGCGGACTTGACGTTCCCGACTGTGAAAAATGAAAAAGGGGAAGAAGTCGAGCTATCTCAAGGCCGCTTCATTAACTTCCTGGAAAGCCCCGACCGCTCAGTACGCGAAGAGGCGTTCAAAGCGATGTATGCCACGTACGGTTCGTTTAAGAACACATTTGCTTCTACACTTTCGGGCAATGTGAAGACGAACAATGTCAACGCAGCAATTCGTGATTATGCGTCAGCTCGCGATGCTGCTTTGTCTAATAACCATATTCCAGAGCAAGTGTATGAAAATCTAGTGAATACAATTTCCGACAACGTTGGATTGTTGCACCGTTATATCGCACTTCGTAAAAAAGTGTTTGAATTGGACGATCTGCACATGTGGGATCTGTATGCACCGCTCGTGAAAGACCTGGATATGAAGATTTCTTATGAGGATGCTGCAAAGACGATGCTAGAGAGCTTTGAGCCGATGGGTGAAGAGTATCGTTCAATCATTAAAAAAGGACTTGAAAGCCGCTGGGTAGATGTCCGCGAGAACAAAGGGAAGCGCTCAGGTGCTTATTCTTCAGGATCTTATGGCACAAATCCATACATCTTAATGAACTGGCAGGACAATGTGAATAACATGTTCACGCTAGCACACGAATTTGGCCATAGTGCACACAGTTATTACTCGCGCGCCAACCAGCCGTATATCTATAGCGGCTATTCAATTTTCGTAGCGGAAGTCGCATCAACTGTAAACGAAGCGCTGCTCAATGATTACTTGCTGAAAACAACGGATGATGATCAAAAACGCATCTACTTGTTGAACCATTGGCTGGACGGATTCCGCGGAACTGTCTTCCGTCAGACGATGTTTGCTGAGTTCGAACACAGAATTTATCAGTTAGATCAGCAAGGTGAGGCATTGACAGCAGAGAAGCTCACAGAAGAGTATTATGCTTTGAATGAAAAGTATTTTGGCGGAGCTATGACTGTGGACGAGGAAATCGGATTAGAATGGTCACGGATTCCACACTTCTATATGAATTATTATGTGTACCAATATGCAACGGGTTACAGTGCTGCAGTAGCCTTAAGCCATCAGATCCTGAACGAAGGCGAACCCGCTGTAGAGCGCTACGTAACAAACTTCCTGAAAGCCGGATCATCAGATTACCCAATTGAAGTGTTGAAGAAAGCGGGAGTCGATATGACAACGACTGCACCAATTGAGGAAGCATGCCGCGTATTCGAGGAACGTTTGAATGAGCTGGAAGACTTGCTTGCAAAACAATAA
- a CDS encoding globin: MTRKPLIPYEEIGEARLSELIDRFYAKVAVHPDLIPIFPPDLTETARKQKQFQTQYLGGPNLYTEEHGHPMMKARHMPFAITPKRAEAWLACMAEAMDEVGLDGPLREIYYQRLVLTANHMVNRNEEGDQ, from the coding sequence ATGACACGAAAGCCTTTGATACCCTATGAGGAGATCGGTGAAGCACGTTTGTCGGAACTCATCGACCGGTTTTACGCCAAAGTGGCGGTTCACCCGGACTTAATTCCCATTTTCCCGCCTGACCTGACAGAGACCGCTCGCAAACAAAAGCAATTCCAGACGCAATATTTGGGCGGACCTAATTTATATACAGAAGAACACGGACATCCGATGATGAAAGCTAGACATATGCCATTTGCCATCACACCAAAGCGTGCAGAAGCTTGGCTTGCCTGCATGGCTGAAGCAATGGACGAGGTCGGTCTCGATGGACCGCTTCGTGAAATCTATTATCAGCGCCTCGTCTTAACTGCCAATCACATGGTGAATCGGAACGAGGAGGGAGATCAGTGA
- the fabF gene encoding beta-ketoacyl-ACP synthase II, with product MEKRRVVITGIGAVSPVGNTAEESWQSVLDRKSGIGPLTRLDTELFPVKVAAEVKDFDIEEYLPKKEARKMDRFTHYAMAASIMAMKDAGLEELDAETALRTGVWIGSGIGGMETHEKQFLTFQEKGYRRVSPFFVPMMIPDMASGQVSIHFGAKGINSCTVTACASGTNSIGDAFEVILRGDADVMITGGAEAPITTMSVAGFCANTALSLNPDPNTASRPFDKERDGFVIGEGAGILILEEYEHAVKRGAKIYAELVGYGSTGDAHHITAPAPEGEGAVRAMQQAIQKAGITPDEIGYINAHGTSTAYNDLFETMAAKTVFGDHAYKLAISSTKSMTGHLLGAAGGLEAIFTAKALQEGILPPTTNFENPDPECDLDYIIDGPRKADVTYAMSNSLGFGGHNASLIFKKI from the coding sequence ATGGAAAAGCGACGCGTAGTCATTACCGGAATCGGGGCCGTTTCCCCGGTAGGAAATACGGCGGAGGAGTCATGGCAGTCCGTTCTTGACCGCAAGTCTGGGATCGGACCGCTGACACGTCTCGATACAGAGTTATTCCCAGTGAAAGTAGCTGCGGAAGTGAAAGACTTTGACATCGAAGAGTACTTGCCAAAGAAAGAAGCTCGTAAAATGGACCGTTTCACACATTACGCAATGGCGGCTTCCATCATGGCGATGAAAGATGCAGGTCTTGAAGAGCTGGATGCAGAGACAGCGCTCCGTACAGGGGTCTGGATCGGATCAGGAATCGGGGGAATGGAGACACACGAAAAGCAGTTCCTGACATTCCAGGAAAAAGGCTATCGCCGCGTCAGTCCGTTTTTCGTACCCATGATGATTCCGGATATGGCTTCCGGTCAAGTCTCAATTCACTTCGGTGCAAAAGGCATAAATTCATGTACGGTAACCGCGTGTGCGTCAGGCACAAACTCAATCGGAGATGCATTTGAAGTGATTCTCCGCGGTGATGCAGATGTCATGATCACAGGGGGAGCCGAGGCTCCGATCACGACGATGTCTGTAGCAGGATTCTGTGCAAACACAGCGTTATCATTAAATCCGGATCCAAACACAGCATCACGTCCGTTTGATAAAGAACGCGATGGCTTTGTCATTGGTGAAGGTGCAGGAATTCTCATCTTGGAAGAGTATGAGCACGCAGTAAAACGCGGAGCTAAAATCTATGCAGAATTAGTGGGGTATGGGTCTACAGGGGATGCACACCACATTACAGCACCCGCACCTGAAGGCGAAGGCGCAGTCCGTGCCATGCAGCAAGCGATTCAAAAGGCAGGAATCACTCCTGACGAAATTGGCTACATTAATGCACACGGTACAAGTACCGCATACAATGATTTGTTTGAAACGATGGCGGCAAAAACTGTATTCGGAGACCACGCATACAAACTTGCGATCAGTTCAACGAAGTCGATGACGGGTCACTTGCTTGGTGCTGCAGGCGGACTCGAAGCAATCTTCACTGCGAAAGCGCTGCAAGAAGGAATCTTGCCGCCAACAACGAATTTTGAAAATCCGGATCCAGAGTGTGATCTCGACTACATTATTGACGGTCCACGCAAAGCGGACGTCACGTATGCGATGAGCAACTCTCTCGGGTTCGGCGGTCATAACGCCTCTCTTATTTTCAAAAAAATCTAA
- the trpS gene encoding tryptophan--tRNA ligase, giving the protein MTTIFSGVQPTGIITLGNYIGAFRQFIELQNEAECIFCIVDQHAITVQQDPDELKQAIRSLAATYIASGIDPEKSVLFIQSEVPAHAQAGWIMQCTSSIGELERMTQFKDKSDGQDGVSAGLLTYPPLMAADILLYNTNVVPVGEDQKQHLELTRDLAERFNRRYADVLTIPEVRIPKVGARIKSLQDPLKKMSKSDPNQKATIFLMDTPKQIEKKIKSAVTDSEGVVRFDVENKPGVSNLLIIESALTGAAVEELVAKYDGQGYGAFKAGVAESVINHLAPIQEKYHELMGSDKLDEILDEGALKADAIASATLTKMEAAMGLGRKR; this is encoded by the coding sequence ATGACAACTATTTTTTCAGGTGTTCAACCGACAGGCATTATCACATTAGGAAACTACATTGGAGCGTTCCGGCAATTTATCGAGCTGCAGAATGAGGCGGAGTGCATTTTCTGTATCGTGGATCAGCACGCCATTACGGTTCAGCAAGATCCAGACGAGCTGAAACAAGCAATCCGTTCGCTCGCAGCCACGTATATTGCGAGTGGAATTGATCCGGAGAAGTCTGTACTTTTCATTCAATCAGAAGTACCTGCACACGCGCAGGCAGGATGGATTATGCAATGTACTTCATCCATCGGAGAACTTGAACGGATGACACAGTTTAAAGATAAATCTGATGGGCAAGATGGAGTTTCTGCTGGATTGCTAACGTATCCGCCGCTTATGGCAGCTGACATTCTTCTTTATAACACAAATGTTGTCCCTGTCGGAGAAGATCAGAAACAGCATTTGGAGTTAACACGAGACTTAGCAGAGAGATTCAACCGCCGTTATGCAGATGTACTGACGATTCCGGAAGTGCGCATACCAAAAGTCGGCGCGCGCATTAAGTCGCTGCAGGATCCATTGAAAAAGATGAGTAAATCGGATCCGAACCAGAAAGCAACGATTTTCTTAATGGATACGCCGAAACAAATTGAGAAGAAGATTAAAAGCGCTGTGACAGACTCGGAAGGAGTTGTCCGTTTCGATGTCGAGAATAAGCCTGGTGTCTCGAATTTATTGATTATCGAATCTGCACTAACTGGCGCTGCTGTTGAAGAGCTTGTTGCTAAGTATGATGGCCAAGGCTACGGCGCGTTTAAAGCAGGAGTTGCGGAGAGCGTCATCAATCACTTAGCACCGATTCAAGAGAAGTACCACGAACTGATGGGGTCGGATAAGCTGGATGAGATTCTGGATGAAGGCGCTTTGAAAGCGGACGCAATTGCATCAGCAACACTTACGAAAATGGAAGCCGCGATGGGACTCGGACGTAAACGGTAA
- a CDS encoding DsbA family protein: protein MNRRTFAEVEQQPIAHPRPIELYVFLDPLCQDCWALQPILRRLQVEYERYFTLRIGLLTSLPKMNYKALPLVDDACEESSAFEKAHPAFPSIAIKAAEFQGKRAGFKFLTKLFEYSFLKSRNVKSFAVLVEIAEKLNLDKQEFISDFFSKNVLQSLQVDLHLAKEMDVVKSPTFVFFNENIEDEGLMVDGSYSYEIYEQILEELTGSPIIRDRAPSLEELFSRFEMLATGEIAAIYGVPEKESERELKKLLLKQEVERIFINDKVLWRKR, encoded by the coding sequence GTGAATCGAAGAACTTTCGCAGAAGTTGAACAGCAGCCGATTGCACATCCTCGGCCAATCGAATTATACGTTTTCCTTGACCCTTTATGTCAGGATTGCTGGGCGCTGCAACCAATCCTAAGAAGATTGCAAGTTGAATACGAACGGTATTTCACTTTGCGCATCGGTCTGCTCACATCTCTGCCTAAAATGAATTATAAAGCATTGCCTTTAGTTGATGATGCGTGTGAAGAGTCAAGTGCATTTGAAAAAGCACATCCTGCGTTCCCCAGTATTGCCATCAAAGCGGCTGAGTTCCAGGGAAAACGTGCTGGCTTTAAATTTCTAACAAAACTATTCGAGTATTCATTTCTCAAGTCACGTAACGTTAAATCATTTGCAGTACTCGTTGAAATTGCTGAGAAGTTAAATTTGGACAAACAAGAATTCATAAGCGACTTTTTCTCTAAGAATGTTCTGCAATCCTTACAAGTCGATCTTCATTTAGCCAAAGAGATGGACGTAGTAAAATCCCCGACCTTTGTATTTTTCAATGAAAACATTGAAGACGAGGGACTCATGGTGGATGGTTCATACAGCTATGAAATCTACGAGCAAATTCTTGAAGAGCTGACAGGGTCCCCCATCATCCGGGATCGCGCGCCTTCACTGGAAGAGTTGTTCAGCCGTTTCGAAATGCTCGCAACTGGTGAAATCGCAGCTATCTATGGCGTCCCTGAAAAAGAGAGCGAACGGGAACTCAAAAAACTTTTGTTGAAACAAGAAGTAGAACGCATATTCATTAATGATAAAGTCTTATGGCGCAAGCGCTGA
- the spxA gene encoding transcriptional regulator SpxA gives MGVTLFTSPSCTSCRKAKAWLEEHEIPYEERNIFSEPLNIDEIKQILRMTEDGTDEIISTRSKIFQKLNVDVESLPLQRLYELIQEHPGLLRRPIILDEKRLQVGYNEDEIRRFLPRKVRAYQLLEARRMVN, from the coding sequence ATGGGCGTTACATTATTTACATCACCAAGCTGTACATCATGTCGAAAAGCGAAAGCATGGTTAGAGGAACATGAAATTCCTTACGAGGAGCGTAATATTTTCTCTGAACCTCTAAATATTGATGAAATCAAACAAATCCTGCGCATGACCGAGGATGGAACGGATGAAATCATTTCAACTCGCTCAAAGATCTTCCAAAAACTAAATGTTGACGTTGAAAGCCTGCCGCTTCAACGATTATATGAATTAATTCAAGAACACCCAGGTCTTTTGAGAAGACCAATCATCTTAGATGAAAAACGTCTTCAAGTAGGGTATAATGAAGATGAAATACGCCGCTTCTTACCAAGAAAGGTTAGAGCCTATCAGTTACTAGAAGCACGTCGCATGGTAAACTAA
- a CDS encoding competence protein CoiA: protein MIDILTANLTDGTPVVLDDTVKREHLRTWRTHQQFNCPQCGERVLLKVGSIRIPHFAHEVDSACSASFSEGESVSHLQGKQLLYSFFQRLEKPSVLEPYLPELAQRPDLLVQHDGESIPIEFQCSRLPEEVKNSRTEGYRSLGMEPLWILQTPEKYRERPEGMGIYSFSAFYQLFFTTSLSPEHTLLTLSPDTKQFHYFSHLLPIDGNRFIAIHRKLPTEIQTFPFARPKLPDKEILLHYYKSYKIHRTTYLQRSIFLNRRGIQDPFLRHCYELKLRPAELPLWIGVPVKGNRAFSVHDCEWQLALIYLLRRFELTPSKVPVQRLHKFVHAYTGCSELQVESCVRYLQFLQRIEWKKKDSIPNERIEKEIVHILLERFLAIQIEN, encoded by the coding sequence GTGATTGATATACTAACAGCCAACTTAACTGATGGCACACCCGTTGTTTTGGATGATACCGTCAAACGAGAACATCTGAGAACGTGGCGCACCCATCAACAATTTAATTGTCCACAATGTGGAGAACGCGTGTTATTGAAAGTAGGATCTATCCGAATTCCGCATTTTGCACATGAAGTGGACTCGGCTTGTTCAGCCAGCTTTTCAGAAGGGGAGTCGGTCTCTCACCTTCAAGGAAAGCAGTTGCTGTATTCATTTTTTCAGCGCTTAGAGAAACCTTCTGTGCTGGAACCTTACCTTCCTGAGCTGGCACAACGACCTGACTTACTTGTACAGCATGACGGAGAATCGATTCCGATTGAATTTCAATGCAGCCGGTTACCTGAAGAAGTGAAAAACAGCCGAACTGAAGGCTATCGATCTTTAGGAATGGAGCCTTTATGGATTTTACAAACTCCTGAAAAATATCGTGAGCGCCCTGAAGGCATGGGAATCTATAGTTTTTCAGCTTTCTATCAACTGTTCTTTACAACGAGCTTATCCCCTGAACATACACTGCTCACTCTATCCCCAGATACAAAGCAATTTCATTATTTTAGTCACCTACTTCCTATTGATGGAAATCGCTTTATCGCGATTCATCGCAAATTGCCAACCGAAATCCAAACGTTTCCATTCGCTCGTCCGAAACTTCCTGATAAAGAAATTCTTCTGCATTACTATAAGTCTTACAAAATACATCGAACAACTTACTTGCAACGTTCGATTTTTTTGAATCGGCGTGGCATTCAGGATCCATTTTTACGTCACTGTTACGAACTTAAATTACGTCCAGCTGAACTGCCGCTGTGGATAGGTGTTCCTGTAAAAGGGAATCGTGCATTTTCCGTTCATGATTGTGAATGGCAGCTTGCCTTAATTTACTTATTGCGTCGTTTTGAACTTACGCCTTCAAAAGTCCCTGTGCAGCGATTGCACAAATTTGTACATGCGTATACAGGCTGCAGTGAGCTGCAGGTTGAATCTTGTGTGAGATATTTGCAATTCCTCCAAAGAATTGAATGGAAAAAGAAGGACTCCATCCCGAATGAGCGAATAGAGAAAGAGATTGTTCACATACTTCTAGAGAGATTCCTTGCAATACAGATAGAAAATTGA
- the mecA gene encoding adaptor protein MecA, whose translation MEIERINENTVKFYLSYMDIEERGFTREEVWYNRDKSEELFWDMMEEIDSESDIEFEIEGPLWIQVHAMSGGIEVLVTRAQLPEDGESTEYPYGIDDPRKLFQPELEASIDSSESTNEPVAESRMATARELFVFKEFDDLIPLASQLSNFDETTALYAFEEKYYLYIDYSSSDKEISDKIDVESIILEYGTPTNLTIHRLKEYGTEVMGSNVFQTIESYF comes from the coding sequence ATGGAAATCGAGAGAATCAATGAGAATACGGTCAAATTTTACTTGTCCTATATGGATATCGAAGAGCGGGGCTTTACTCGTGAAGAAGTGTGGTATAACCGCGATAAGAGTGAGGAATTGTTTTGGGATATGATGGAGGAAATCGATTCGGAGTCTGACATTGAGTTTGAGATTGAAGGACCTTTATGGATTCAAGTACATGCAATGAGTGGCGGGATTGAAGTTCTAGTTACTCGTGCGCAGCTCCCTGAAGATGGAGAATCGACGGAATATCCTTATGGCATTGACGATCCTCGGAAACTCTTCCAGCCTGAACTTGAAGCATCGATTGACTCTTCGGAGTCGACAAATGAGCCTGTTGCAGAAAGCAGAATGGCAACAGCGCGTGAGTTGTTCGTTTTCAAAGAATTTGATGATTTAATCCCTTTGGCTTCTCAACTTTCTAACTTTGACGAAACGACTGCATTGTATGCATTCGAAGAGAAGTATTATTTGTATATAGATTATAGCTCATCAGATAAAGAAATCTCTGATAAAATAGATGTTGAAAGCATTATCCTTGAATATGGAACGCCTACGAACTTAACCATCCATCGTTTGAAAGAATATGGAACGGAAGTTATGGGCTCCAACGTATTCCAAACGATTGAATCCTATTTTTAA